In Pirellulales bacterium, the following proteins share a genomic window:
- a CDS encoding toll/interleukin-1 receptor domain-containing protein, whose product MPDCDLFLSYSRKDNRPAAPGGVGWVTAFHQRLLDQHKRFSGRKLKVFFDAQSIDHGADWARCLAEGLRNSRLLIAFLSQNYLDSKWCRQEWEEYLRFEHTLARGDDGIVPIFFELVPNLDGSPPAADLDRQMAAWIADIARRNRGEQFQLVPWFSRGPEVLRELDAAQRVAELRASPRDDSASPLDLAQRIETIDRHIARRLDRTTLAEHAPGNLNRSYEHFVGRGRELRQLHEALIADRIGLVGALHGLGGQGKTALAVQYAYAYAEYYAAGGRWLLGCEGRHELAELLEELLTLVGLEVPRPPATLSGQAAKDFVVQSAFQALEAWCRARAPQLRALLSREARLHGTVEDLGPIEPHLLLILDNVDRPELLDAPQLAQVAAEKWLQLIVTTRLDPDEFGAGRAALKPVPVDDLPPADALALLREFLPGKRFASPAEEAAAEQIVDLLGGFTLAVELVAAYLGAHTAAGVTCADYLARLQSQGPAVADEAALDARAGGQIRHRRERRENQVAFLIDDTLAALDAVCPQGRHVLELASLLPPDAIVLEWLRAAAAVRFPELAAEPSPGVPETWLSVLRQLLGRRLLIATDFAPLEPGQYEPRPRIVRLHRLVGEHLLKPLETPQRDACVAALIEVVFAKAGAFEDTYGHDPAILWQLGALEDTAERLLDVRPGNRELALAAGVAATAEFETGRLARAAGLFRRSHAVFEQLQRANPGSAAAARDVSVSLERLGGFYLARGQAGDAEEALRCFQQSLEIAEDLQRANPGSAAAARDVSVSLNKLGDFYLARGQAGDAEEALRCFQQSLELREQLQRANPGSAAAARDVSVSLNKLGGFYLARGQAGDAEEALRCFQQSLEIAEDLQRANPGSAAAARDVSVSLNKLGDFYLARGQAGDAEEALRCF is encoded by the coding sequence ATGCCCGATTGCGATCTGTTTCTTTCCTATTCCCGCAAAGACAATCGCCCGGCGGCGCCCGGCGGCGTGGGCTGGGTGACCGCGTTCCACCAGCGCCTGCTCGATCAGCACAAGCGGTTTTCGGGCCGGAAGCTGAAGGTGTTTTTCGACGCCCAGTCGATCGATCACGGCGCCGATTGGGCCCGCTGCCTGGCCGAGGGTTTACGGAACAGCCGGCTCCTGATCGCGTTCCTGTCGCAGAACTATCTCGACAGCAAATGGTGTCGCCAGGAATGGGAGGAGTATCTGCGGTTCGAGCACACGCTGGCCCGCGGCGACGACGGCATCGTGCCGATCTTCTTCGAGCTGGTTCCCAATCTCGACGGCTCGCCCCCCGCGGCCGACCTCGATCGGCAAATGGCCGCTTGGATCGCCGACATCGCCCGCCGCAATCGGGGCGAGCAGTTCCAGCTCGTACCCTGGTTTAGCCGCGGTCCCGAGGTGCTCCGCGAGCTCGACGCCGCGCAGCGGGTGGCCGAGTTGCGCGCGTCGCCACGCGACGACTCGGCGTCGCCGCTCGACCTGGCCCAGCGGATCGAGACGATCGATCGGCACATCGCTCGCCGGCTCGATCGCACCACGCTGGCCGAGCATGCCCCGGGCAACCTGAATCGCTCCTACGAACACTTCGTCGGTCGCGGGCGCGAGCTGCGCCAACTGCACGAGGCGCTCATCGCCGATCGGATCGGCCTGGTCGGCGCGCTGCATGGCCTTGGAGGTCAGGGCAAGACGGCCCTGGCCGTGCAATATGCGTACGCCTACGCCGAGTACTACGCGGCCGGCGGTCGCTGGTTGCTGGGTTGCGAGGGGCGCCACGAGTTGGCCGAACTGCTCGAGGAACTGCTCACGCTGGTTGGACTCGAGGTGCCCCGGCCGCCTGCCACCTTGTCAGGCCAGGCGGCCAAGGACTTCGTCGTCCAGAGCGCCTTCCAGGCGCTCGAGGCCTGGTGCCGGGCCCGCGCTCCGCAGCTCCGCGCGCTGTTGTCGCGCGAGGCGCGTTTGCATGGCACGGTCGAGGACCTCGGCCCGATCGAGCCACACCTGCTGCTGATCCTCGACAATGTCGATCGGCCGGAATTGCTCGATGCCCCGCAACTGGCCCAGGTCGCTGCGGAAAAGTGGCTGCAATTGATCGTTACCACCCGGCTCGACCCCGACGAGTTTGGCGCGGGCCGCGCGGCGCTCAAGCCGGTGCCGGTCGACGACCTGCCGCCGGCCGATGCGCTGGCTCTGCTGCGCGAGTTTCTGCCTGGCAAGCGCTTCGCATCCCCGGCCGAAGAAGCGGCCGCGGAACAGATCGTCGATTTGCTCGGCGGATTCACCCTGGCCGTCGAGCTGGTGGCTGCCTACTTGGGCGCCCATACGGCCGCCGGCGTCACCTGCGCCGACTATCTCGCGCGGCTGCAGTCCCAGGGTCCCGCCGTCGCCGACGAGGCGGCGCTCGACGCGCGTGCCGGCGGTCAGATTCGCCATCGTCGCGAGCGCCGCGAAAACCAGGTGGCGTTCCTGATCGACGACACCTTGGCGGCGCTCGACGCCGTGTGCCCGCAGGGTCGACACGTGCTGGAGCTTGCTTCGCTATTGCCGCCCGACGCGATCGTGCTCGAGTGGCTCCGCGCTGCGGCTGCGGTGCGATTCCCAGAGCTGGCGGCCGAGCCGTCTCCCGGCGTTCCAGAGACGTGGTTGAGCGTGCTGCGGCAGCTCCTGGGCCGGCGGTTGCTGATCGCCACCGACTTCGCGCCGCTCGAGCCCGGGCAATATGAGCCGCGTCCGCGAATTGTCCGGTTGCATCGGCTCGTGGGCGAACACCTGCTCAAGCCACTCGAGACGCCCCAGCGCGACGCATGTGTCGCGGCGCTGATCGAAGTCGTTTTCGCGAAGGCGGGCGCGTTTGAAGACACCTACGGTCACGATCCGGCCATTCTCTGGCAACTCGGCGCCTTGGAGGACACCGCCGAACGGCTTCTGGACGTGCGCCCAGGCAACCGCGAGTTGGCCCTGGCAGCCGGTGTTGCCGCGACGGCCGAATTCGAAACGGGCCGCCTTGCTCGTGCCGCAGGTCTGTTTCGCCGCAGCCACGCGGTCTTCGAGCAACTGCAGCGAGCGAACCCGGGCTCGGCCGCTGCGGCGCGGGACGTGAGCGTCTCGCTGGAGCGGCTAGGCGGCTTCTATCTGGCGCGTGGCCAGGCGGGGGACGCCGAGGAGGCGCTGCGCTGCTTCCAACAGTCGCTGGAAATCGCCGAGGACCTGCAGCGAGCGAACCCGGGCTCGGCCGCTGCGGCGCGGGACGTGAGCGTTTCGCTGAACAAGCTGGGCGACTTCTATCTGGCGCGTGGCCAGGCGGGGGACGCCGAGGAGGCGCTGCGCTGCTTCCAACAGTCGCTGGAATTGCGCGAGCAACTGCAGCGAGCGAACCCGGGCTCGGCCGCTGCGGCGCGGGACGTGAGCGTTTCGCTGAACAAGCTGGGCGGCTTCTATCTGGCGCGTGGCCAGGCGGGGGACGCCGAGGAGGCGCTGCGCTGCTTCCAACAGTCGCTGGAAATCGCCGAGGACCTGCAGCGAGCGAACCCGGGCTCGGCCGCTGCGGCGCGGGACGTGAGCGTTTCGCTGAACAAGCTGGGCGACTTCTATCTGGCGCGTGGCCAGGCGGGGGACGCCGAGGAGGCGCTGCGCTGCTTCC